Proteins co-encoded in one Carassius gibelio isolate Cgi1373 ecotype wild population from Czech Republic chromosome A15, carGib1.2-hapl.c, whole genome shotgun sequence genomic window:
- the LOC128029048 gene encoding claudin-8-like — translation MSYAGSYTAKPYADKSYVGSVYTGYPDEKSVKDMYEEQLKHEKRKRRESMCCEVVALVIGFVGLIGVASVTGLPMWKVTAFIQENIIVMETRWEGLWMNCYRQANIRMQCKVYDSLLYLPADLQAARGLMCASVALSAFACIVSSVGMRCTRLVDSRPRTKHIVLVSGGCLFLAGCLTTIIPVSWTAHMIIRDFYNPLLIDAQRRELGEALYIGWVTSALLFTAGVILLCRHAPRTQDKEDLAQVLYRAGSAPYNYSYRPGYGSQPAYGYQPANNYQPNYSSVPSVYNPPRY, via the coding sequence ATGTCTTACGCCGGGTCTTACACGGCCAAACCCTACGCGGATAAGTCCTACGTGGGCAGCGTGTACACGGGATATCCAGATGAGAAATCTGTGAAAGACATGTACGAGGAGCAGCTGAAGCACGAGAAGAGAAAGAGACGGGAATCTATGTGTTGCGAGGTGGTTGCTCTGGTCATCGGCTTCGTCGGGTTGATCGGGGTCGCGTCCGTCACAGGCCTCCCGATGTGGAAGGTCACGGCCTTCATCCAGGAGAACATCATCGTGATGGAGACGCGCTGGGAGGGACTGTGGATGAACTGCTACCGGCAAGCCAACATCCGAATGCAATGCAAAGTCTACGATTCTCTGCTGTACCTCCCGGCCGACCTCCAGGCTGCCAGGGGTCTCATGTGCGCCTCGGTCGCTTTGAGCGCCTTCGCCTGCATCGTGTCGTCCGTGGGCATGCGCTGCACCCGTCTGGTAGACTCCCGTCCCAGAACCAAGCACATTGTTTTGGTGAGCGGAGGGTGTTTGTTTTTGGCTGGCTGCTTGACCACCATCATTCCCGTGTCGTGGACGGCTCACATGATCATCCGGGACTTCTACAACCCGTTGTTAATCGACGCCCAACGGAGAGAGCTCGGGGAGGCCTTGTACATCGGATGGGTCACTTCGGCTTTGCTCTTCACCGCTGGGGTGATCCTGCTTTGTCGACATGCACCACGCACCCAGGACAAAGAAGACTTGGCTCAGGTTCTGTATCGGGCCGGATCGGCTCCGTATAATTACTCTTACAGACCTGGATATGGATCCCAGCCTGCGTACGGATACCAGCCTGCCAATAACTATCAGCCAAACTATTCTTCTGTCCCGTCGGTTTATAACCCTCCCAGATACTGA
- the LOC128029046 gene encoding claudin-4-like, with protein sequence MANGALEIVGMCVSLIGFVGVAASTGMPMWRVTAFIGENIIVMETRFEGLWMNCYRQASIRMQCKVYDSLLALSPDLQAARGLMCCSVALTGLGLLIAIAGMQCTACIQGNDRAKRMVLIISGCMILLGCFCCLIPVSWTGHVIIQDFYNPLLIDAQRRELGEALYIGWVSSAFLFAGGCIFTCCSGSLDEGPDPRYKYTRNAPMAYQPQPVTYHPQPHLVYSHPSGPPSFIEQSYQPSRQQSFIHPSRQQSFIDPSRQQSFIDPSRQQSFIHPSRQQSFIDPSRQQSFIHPSRQQSFIDPSRQQSFIHPSRQQSFIDPSRQQSFIHPSRQQSFVQPSRQQSFVQPSRQQSFIDPSRQQSFVQPSRYPSTRSAVDYI encoded by the coding sequence ATGGCGAACGGCGCGCTGGAGATCGTGGGAATGTGTGTGAGCCTGATCGGCTTCGTCGGGGTGGCGGCCAGCACCGGGATGCCGATGTGGCGTGTGACGGCATTCATCGGGGAGAACATCATCGTGATGGAGACCCGGTTCGAGGGCTTGTGGATGAACTGCTACCGGCAGGCCAGCATCCGGATGCAGTGTAAGGTGTACGACTCTTTGCTGGCTCTGTCCCCTGACCTCCAGGCTGCTCGGGGGCTCATGTGCTGCTCCGTGGCATTGACTGGGCTGGGTTTACTAATTGCCATCGCTGGGATGCAGTGCACGGCATGCATCCAAGGAAACGACCGGGCCAAGCGGATGGTTCTGATCATCTCTGGATGCATGATCCTATTGGGCTGCTTCTGCTGCCTCATCCCTGTCTCCTGGACCGGACATGTCATCATCCAGGACTTCTACAACCCGTTGCTCATCGATGCCCAGCGTAGAGAACTCGGGGAAGCGTTGTACATCGGTTGGGTGTCTTCTGCTTTCTTATTCGCTGGCGGGTGCATATTCACCTGCTGTAGTGGCTCCCTAGACGAGGGCCCGGATCCCAGGTACAAGTACACCAGGAACGCACCCATGGCTTATCAGCCACAGCCCGTGACCTATCACCCCCAACCGCACTTGGTGTACAGCCACCCGTCCGGGCCACCGTCATTCATAGAGCAGTCATACCAGCCTTCCAGACAGCAGTCATTCATTCATCCGTCCAGACAGCAGTCATTCATTGATCCGTCCAGACAGCAGTCATTCATTGATCCGTCCAGACAGCAGTCATTCATTCATCCGTCCAGACAGCAGTCATTCATTGATCCGTCCAGACAGCAGTCATTCATTCATCCGTCCAGACAGCAGTCATTCATTGATCCGTCCAGACAGCAGTCATTCATTCATCCGTCCAGACAGCAGTCATTCATTGATCCATCTAGACAGCAGTCATTCATTCATCCGTCCAGACAGCAGTCATTCGTGCAGCCGTCCAGACAGCAGTCATTCGTGCAGCCGTCCAGACAGCAGTCATTCATTGATCCGTCCAGACAGCAGTCATTCGTGCAGCCGTCCCGATATCCATCCACCCGCAGCGCCGTCGATTATATCTGA
- the LOC128029055 gene encoding claudin-8-like — MRAKLEILALVLGTIGLVGTIAVTAMPMWKVTAYIGPNIIVMETLWEGLWMACIRQADISMQCKVYDSLLILPADIQAARGLMCASITLAVLAVLVSVCGMRGTDCCHDDSRGKNVVLLVGGCLFVVSSLTTLLPVSWSTHSIVRDFYNPLVLESLKREIGQALYVGFATFLFLLVAGVILMCRFSNRQRKDEEEDEPYILVERDKAGVSVLKRTPSSDSYRTSQYV; from the coding sequence ATGAGGGCTAAGCTGGAGATCCTGGCTCTGGTTCTGGGCACCATCGGTCTGGTGGGGACCATCGCGGTGACAGCCATGCCCATGTGGAAGGTGACGGCGTACATCGGGCCTAACATCATCGTGATGGAGACGCTGTGGGAGGGGTTATGGATGGCCTGTATACGCCAGGCGGACATCAGCATGCAATGCAAAGTCTACGACTCTCTGCTCATCCTGCCGGCGGACATCCAGGCGGCCCGCGGGCTCATGTGCGCCTCCATCACTCTCGCCGTCCTGGCCGTCCTGGTGTCCGTCTGCGGGATGAGAGGCACAGACTGCTGCCATGATGACTCCAGGGGCAAGAACGTGGTCCTGCTGGTGGGCGGGTGTCTGTTTGTGGTCTCCAGCCTCACTACTCTTCTTCCCGTCAGCTGGTCGACTCACTCCATCGTCCGAGACTTTTACAACCCCTTGGTGTTGGAGTCGCTCAAGCGGGAGATCGGACAGGCGCTGTATGTGGGCTTCGCCACGTTCCTGTTCCTCCTGGTGGCAGGGGTGATACTGATGTGCCGCTTCAGCAACCGTCAGAGGAAGGACGAGGAGGAGGACGAGCCATACATCCTGGTGGAGAGGGACAAGGCGGGAGTGAGCGTGTTGAAACGGACGCCCTCTTCTGACTCGTACCGGACGAGTCAATACGTCTGA